Part of the Rhizobiales bacterium NRL2 genome is shown below.
TCAGTACGAGGCGGCGGATGCGCTGGGCCTGGACTACTGGAAGTCCATGCGCCTGATCATTCTGCCCCAGGCGCTGAAGATCTCGATTCCGGGCATCGTCAACACCTTCATCGGCCTGTTCAAGGACACCACGCTGGTGTCGATCATCGGCCTGCTGGACCCGGTCGGCATTCTCAATCCGATCCGCGCCGACCAGAACTGGAACGGCATCGTCTGGGAGCTCTACGGCTTCGTGGCGCTGTTCTACTTCATCTTCTGCTTCTCCATGTCCCGCTACTCCATGTATCTCGAGCGCAAGCTCGAGACGGGTCACCGCTAGGGAGTCCGAACCATGTCCGACCTGTCCATCGATCGCGAAGTCGACCGTTCGCAGATGAAGATCTCCGACGAGGTGGCCATCCAGATCGTCGACATGAACAAGTGGTTCGGCGACTTCCATGTGCTGCGCGACATCAACCTGACGGTCTACCGCGGCGAGCGCATCGTCATCTGCGGGCCGTCGGGATCGGGCAAGTCGACACTCATCCGCTGCATCAACGCCCTGGAGGAGCACCAGAAGGGCTCCATCGAGGTGGACGGCACGACGCTGTCCTCGGACATCAAGAACATCGACAAGATCCGCTCCGAAGTCGGCATGTGCTTCCAGCACTTCAATCTGTTCCCGCATCTGTCGGTGGTCGAGAACTGCACCCTGGCGCCGATCTGGGTCCGCAAGACGCCGAAGAAGGAGGCCGAGGAGGAGGCGCTGAAATACCTCGAGCGCGTCAAGATCGCCGACCAGGCCTACAAGTATCCCGGCCAGCTCTCCGGCGGCCAGCAGCAGCGCGTCGCCATCGCGCGGTCGCTGTGCATGAATCCGCGCATCATGCTGTTCGACGAGCCGACCTCGGCGCTCGACCCGGAGATGATCAAGGAAGTGCTCGACGTCATGGTCGATCTCGCCGAAAGCGGCATGACCATGATCTGCGTCACCCACGAGATGGGCTTCGCGCGCAAGGTCGCGAACAGGGTGATCTTCATGGACCAGGGCCAGATCGTCGAGCAGAACGAACCCGAGGAGTTCTTCACCAATCCGCAGAGCGACCGCACCAAGCTGTTCCTCAGCCAGATCCTGAGCCACTGATGGCCGCCCGGGTCCTGGCCTTCGCCGGCAGCATCCGCGCCGGCTCGATCAACCGCGTGCTGGCGCAGGCTGCGGCGCAGGGCGCCGGGGCGGCCGGCGCGGCGGTGACCTGGCTGGAGCTCGCCGACTATCCGTTGCCGCTCTACAATGGCGACATCGAAGCCGGCGAAGGCCTGCCCGAGACCGCAATGCGGCTCAAGGACATCTTCGACGACCACGACGCCCTGCTGATCGGCTGCCCCGAATACAACAGTTCCGTCACGCCGCTGTTGAAGAACACCATCGACTGGGTTTCGCGCCCCGTGGACGGGCGCGACCGCCTGCATGCCTTCACCGGCAAGGTGGCCGGGCTGGTCGCCGGATCGGGCGGTGCGCTGGGCGGCCTGCGCGGGCTGGTCCAC
Proteins encoded:
- a CDS encoding ABC transporter ATP-binding protein; its protein translation is MSDLSIDREVDRSQMKISDEVAIQIVDMNKWFGDFHVLRDINLTVYRGERIVICGPSGSGKSTLIRCINALEEHQKGSIEVDGTTLSSDIKNIDKIRSEVGMCFQHFNLFPHLSVVENCTLAPIWVRKTPKKEAEEEALKYLERVKIADQAYKYPGQLSGGQQQRVAIARSLCMNPRIMLFDEPTSALDPEMIKEVLDVMVDLAESGMTMICVTHEMGFARKVANRVIFMDQGQIVEQNEPEEFFTNPQSDRTKLFLSQILSH